In Vicingus serpentipes, the DNA window TGGCAACGAAGAAAAAGCAACTGAAGAAAAAGAAGCTGCATTTACAATAAATGCAACTTTAACTGATGCCAACTTTAAAATGGCTTATTTATCTGAGTACAAAGATGGTGAAATGATGAAATTAGATTCATCTGCCATTACTGAAGGTAAATTTTCATTTAATGGAAAAATGGAAATGCCAGAAGTAAGATATATCAATTTTAACGAAGGAAAAGAAATGATTCCTTTGTTTGTTGAAAATAGTGAAATTACAATTAACGGTTCTGCAACTTTAATGGACAGTGTTAGCGTTAAAGGTTCTGTAGCAAATACAGCATATCGTTCATTTATGGACAACTTAAATAGCTACGAAATGCCTCTTAAAGCTATTGTAGATAAATTTTATGCATTACCAGAAGACGCTTCAGAAGAAGAACAAGCAGTTCTTGAAGATGAATACAATGTAGCAGATTCTATAAAAATTGATTTTATAAAAAGTTATGTTGCTAAAAACGCTAATTCTGTTCCTGCTGCATACATAGCTTTACGCTATTTAACTAGTCAAGCTGAAGTTGAAGAATTAGAGGCTTTAAGCAACTCTTTTAGTGAAGAAATAAAATCTTCTATTTACACTCAAAAAATTGCAGACAGATTAGCTACATTGAAAAAATCAATGATTGGTGCTCCTGCTCCAGCGTTTAGCCAAAATGATGCTGATGGCAACCCTATAGCGCTAGAAAGCTTTAAAGGAAAATATGTTTTAATTGATTTTTGGGCTTCTTGGTGTGGACCATGTAGAGCTGAAAACCCTAATGTGGTTGATGCTTATAATAAATACCATGAAAAAGGATTTGAAATTTTCGGTGTATCACTAGATGAAAGCAAAGAGAAATGGCTAGAAGCTATCGAAAAAGATGGTTTAACTTGGTCTCATGTGAGTGATTTAAAAGGATGGGGTAACGAAGTTGCTAAACTTTATGGTGTACAAGGAATTCCTCATTCTGTTTTAGTTGACAAAGAAGGAAACATTGTTGCTAAAAATTTAAGAGGCGAAGAATTGCATAAAAAATTAGAGGAAGTTTTAGCTTCAGAAAGTTAAATAAAAGCAACCTTGAAAATTAAAATCCACAGCAATTGCTGTGGATTTTTTATTTAGATTTATTCTAAATTATACTATTGTTGCTTATCTTTGTAAAAAATAAAACCATGGAAAAAACTCAAGCACCTTATACTATCTATGCGGAAATGACTCCGAATCCAAACTCAATGAAGTTTGTCTCTAATCGTTGGCTAGTTACTAACGATAGGTCTTACGAAATCTTAGCAGATCAAAGAGTTGGTGGTCCATCACCATTAGCAGAAAAATTGTTTTCATTCCCATTTATTAATGGCGTTTTTATTGCTGGAAATTTTGTTAGCGTTACAAAAAATGACGCAATAGAATGGCAAGACGTTTTACTTGAACTAAGAGATTTTATTAGTGAGTATTTAAATTCAGAAGGATCAGTTGTGATTAGAGAAGAATTTTTAAACGCTCCTGAAGAAGCTTCAAATGAAACTGAGAGCGGTGAGTCAAACCCAACATTTAGTTCTAAAGATTATACAGATTTTGAGAAAAAAATTGCTGAAATTTTAGATGAATACATTAAGCCAGCAGTAGAAAGTGATGGCGGTGCTATTGAATTAGACTCTTTTGAAGATGGCGTTGTAAAAGTTATTTTAAAAGGTTCGTGTAGCGGATGCCCTTCATCAACTATGACTTTAAAACATGGTATTGAATCTATGCTTAAAAACATGTTGCCAGAGGTTAAAGAAGTAGAAGCTATAAACGGATAATAAATGGACTTTTTTTTACAAGCTGACACTTGGATTGCCCTTTTAACACTTACTTTTTTAGAAATAGTATTAGGAATAGATAATATTATTTTTATTTCTATCGTTGCAGGAAAACTACCTGAACACCAACAAAAAAAGGCTAGATTAATTGGTTTATCCTTAGCGTTAATTGTAAGAATTTTCTTGTTAATGGGTATAACTTGGTTAATTGGATTAACCGATCCTGTTCTCGAAATAAGCACATTCAACTTAAGCTGGAGAGATATTATTTTGTTTGTTGGGGGATTATTTTTAATAGCTAAAAGTACATCTGAAATACATCACAAAGTTGAAGGAGATGAGGAAGAGATTAGCAAGCCTAAAAAAGTTTCTGCTTTTGGAAGCGCACTTGTTCAAATCGTTTTACTTGATATTATCTTTTCTTTCGATTCTATCTTAACTGCAGTTGGTTTAACCAATGAGATATCTTTAATGATAATAGCAGTAATTGTTTCTATTCTTGTTATGATGATTTTTGCAGGAGCAATAAGTAACTTTATAAACAAACATCCAACATTACAAGTACTAGCTTTATCCTTTTTAATATTAATTGGGTTTATGTTGGTAGTTGAAGCTTTACACTATGAAGTGCCTAAAGGATACATTTATTTTGCTGTATTCTTCTCGTTGTTAGTTGAAATAATAAACATGAGAGTTAGAAAAAAATAATACTTATTTAGTAAGCTCAAAAGCTATACTACATTTATCTTCTCCATTTACCACAATGATTACTTCATGTAATCCTGGATAGTGCTTACGGGTTGTAAAATCAGTAAAGCGTTGTTTTCTTTTAAAGCTTTTAGAGACTCCTTTTTCAATCGTTAATTGAGAGAGTTGAAACACTTTTTTAGATATACTACCATTTGCTTTAATATAAGCTATTTTATATTCTACCCTAATATTTCTAACTCTATTTGAATCATTTAACAATGTAAAATTGAAAAATAAATCTTCTCCTATTGCTATAGATTTTTTGTTAACTATTAAGTCTTTAATCGAAAGATTTGAAGCATCATGTAATTTAAAGATTGCTAAAGCATTCTTATCTCCTTTTTTTAATAAGGTTCTTAATCCATGTTTTATAATCCAATCAGTATTAGCTGTTTGACCAATCCATTCTTTAACTAGAGCTAAGACTAATTCAGGTTGGGTTTTAGTAATATCATTTAAATGATTTGCAACACTTTTTCTTACGTATTCTGAATCATCATTTTTTAAATTGTCAAGAATAGGAATAACCGGCTCTGGATTTATTATAAACTCTTTTAAAGCAGGCGCCCATGGTAATTTAGGCCGACTTCCTTCGCTAGCTAATCTTCTAACATGATGATTTTCTGATTTACTCCAAACTAATAATTGTTGAATTGCTTCATTTGGGTAAGTTTCAATAAAAGGACGAATCGCAAATTCTGATGATGAATATTGTGTAAAAACTTCAAGTGCATAAATCGAAGTAGGAAAATCATTTAATCCATATACTTGAACAAAGTCTGGGAAAATAAGCCCTTGAAGCCCTCCAAATTTTGGAGCTACTTTTATTAATAGTTCTATCTGCTTTTTATATTCAATAGATAAATAATCATGAATGGCATTTGAAACAAAACGCATTCGCTCCTTCAATTCTTTTTCTTCCCATGTTTTATTAATAATTGCATCTATAAAACCTTTACAGTCAAATGCGGGAAATATTAAGTTAATTTCATGAGCTAACTTGATTACAAATTCTTTGTTATATACATCTTTTAAGTTCATTGTTAAAAAAATTATCCCCGCTATAAGCGAGGATAATTAATATTTTATATCTCTTGGTTTTATTCTACCAAATTTTAACTCTTAAACTATCAGGAGCAACCATTTTACTATCTGTTCCAGTACACCCAAAAGCATCACTAAATTCAGACATATTTACCAATGGCCCAATTGTTCTAAATCGTGTTGGAGAATGAGGGTCTGTTTTAACTTGATTAACAAGGAACTCTTCTTTGGCATTAGTATGCCAAACTTGAGCCCATCCTAAGAAAAATCGTTGTTGATAGTTGTAGCCATCAATCATCTTATCCTCTTTCCCTTCCATCGCTTTTTCTAATGCATAATAAGCTAAAGTAATACCAGCTATATCAGCAATATTCTCTCCTAAGGTTAATTCTCCATTCACAAAATTTCCTTCAACTACTTCATAACCATTAAATTGATTTACTAATTTATTAGTACGTTCTTTAAAGTTAGCTAAATCAACATCACTCCACCAGTTTTTTAAATTACCGTCACCATCAAATTTACAGCCTTGGTCATCAAACCCGTGAGAAAATTCATGCCCAATTACGCCACCAATACCACCATAGTTAATAGCATCATCAGCATCGGGATTAAAGAAAGGAGGCTGTAATATTGCTGCTGGAAACACAATTTCATTCATTGTTGGATTATAGTAAGCATTTATTGTTTGTGGAGTCATACCCCATTCTTGCTTATCAATTGGTTTACCAAGTCTTCCTACATTTTTTTTGTATTCAAAATAATTAAGGTTCATCACGTT includes these proteins:
- a CDS encoding NifU family protein, whose translation is MEKTQAPYTIYAEMTPNPNSMKFVSNRWLVTNDRSYEILADQRVGGPSPLAEKLFSFPFINGVFIAGNFVSVTKNDAIEWQDVLLELRDFISEYLNSEGSVVIREEFLNAPEEASNETESGESNPTFSSKDYTDFEKKIAEILDEYIKPAVESDGGAIELDSFEDGVVKVILKGSCSGCPSSTMTLKHGIESMLKNMLPEVKEVEAING
- a CDS encoding TlpA disulfide reductase family protein, whose product is MIKQTKTIALAMSASLLMFACGNEEKATEEKEAAFTINATLTDANFKMAYLSEYKDGEMMKLDSSAITEGKFSFNGKMEMPEVRYINFNEGKEMIPLFVENSEITINGSATLMDSVSVKGSVANTAYRSFMDNLNSYEMPLKAIVDKFYALPEDASEEEQAVLEDEYNVADSIKIDFIKSYVAKNANSVPAAYIALRYLTSQAEVEELEALSNSFSEEIKSSIYTQKIADRLATLKKSMIGAPAPAFSQNDADGNPIALESFKGKYVLIDFWASWCGPCRAENPNVVDAYNKYHEKGFEIFGVSLDESKEKWLEAIEKDGLTWSHVSDLKGWGNEVAKLYGVQGIPHSVLVDKEGNIVAKNLRGEELHKKLEEVLASES
- a CDS encoding TerC family protein; translated protein: MDFFLQADTWIALLTLTFLEIVLGIDNIIFISIVAGKLPEHQQKKARLIGLSLALIVRIFLLMGITWLIGLTDPVLEISTFNLSWRDIILFVGGLFLIAKSTSEIHHKVEGDEEEISKPKKVSAFGSALVQIVLLDIIFSFDSILTAVGLTNEISLMIIAVIVSILVMMIFAGAISNFINKHPTLQVLALSFLILIGFMLVVEALHYEVPKGYIYFAVFFSLLVEIINMRVRKK
- a CDS encoding DNA alkylation repair protein yields the protein MNLKDVYNKEFVIKLAHEINLIFPAFDCKGFIDAIINKTWEEKELKERMRFVSNAIHDYLSIEYKKQIELLIKVAPKFGGLQGLIFPDFVQVYGLNDFPTSIYALEVFTQYSSSEFAIRPFIETYPNEAIQQLLVWSKSENHHVRRLASEGSRPKLPWAPALKEFIINPEPVIPILDNLKNDDSEYVRKSVANHLNDITKTQPELVLALVKEWIGQTANTDWIIKHGLRTLLKKGDKNALAIFKLHDASNLSIKDLIVNKKSIAIGEDLFFNFTLLNDSNRVRNIRVEYKIAYIKANGSISKKVFQLSQLTIEKGVSKSFKRKQRFTDFTTRKHYPGLHEVIIVVNGEDKCSIAFELTK